Sequence from the Exiguobacterium aurantiacum genome:
CGCCTGGGCCATCATCATGCCAGGCCTCGAGGCAGAAGGAATCAACACCCGTGTCGCGCACGACATCATGAAGGCGTACTTTGACTTAGAAGACGTCCAAGCACAGCTCCAGTAAAGAAGTCACTTCGGTGGCTTCTTTTTTTCGTCTTTACAATTCTTTTACGTTCCGTTTATTTCTCGTTAATAGTAGTTTATTAGGATGTTAATTGTAGGACAGAACAAGCAAGCCACAACACAAATCAAAGCAAACTCAAGGAGGACGTCAGAAATGTCTTGGATGAAAAAATCAGCTTTAGTCGCTTCAATCACTTCGGTGGCCATCATCGGTGCCGCGTGTGGGAACAATGAAGAAGGAGGCGGCGCAGCCGAAGGTGAAGGACTTTCAGGTAAAGTCGTCATGGACGGTTCGTCTACCGTATTCCCAATCATGGAAGCCGTAGCCGAAGAATATTCAGCTGAACAGCCAGACGTTGAAGTCACGGTAGGTGTCTCAGGTACGGGCGGCGGCTTCAAACGTTTCGTCACAGGCGAAACAGACTTCTCGAACGCATCGCGTGAAATCAAAGAAGAAGAAGCGGCTGAAGCTGAGAAGAACGGTGTCGAGTACACGCAACTCGCGGTCGCACTTGACGGACTCTCACTCGTCGTCAACCCAGAGAACGACTGGGCACAAGATATCACGATCGAAGAACTCAACAAAATGTGGACTGACACGAACGTGAAGACATGGAAAGACGTCCGTTCAGACTGGCCAGATGAAGAGATCTCATTCTTCTCACCTGGTAAAGATTCAGGAACGTATGACTTCTTCAACGAAGCAGTGCTTGACGACACAGACATCCGTCAAGACGCACAGTTGTCTGAAGACGACAACGTCCTCGTAACAGGTGTTGCCGGTACGAAAGGTGCGATCGGATTCTTTGGTTACGCGTACTACATTGAAAACCAAGATACGCTTCGCGCGATGAACGTCGAAGGCATCGAGCCGACGACTGAGACGATCAACGACCTTTCATACCCGCTCTCACGTGAGATCTACACGTACGTGAACAACGCGTCATTGAAAGATAAGCCACAAGTCGCTGACTACACACGCTTCTTGAATGAAAATGCAGCAGCCCTTTCAGAAGAAGTCGGTTATGTCGGAATGGAACAAGCACGATATGATGAGAACGCTGAAGTGATCGACGAGATTGCTGGCGAGTAAATAGCGCAGGAGGCAGAAGGTGAGAGTCGCTCTCACCTTCTCGCCGTGCTTTCTAGTATGAAGAGGTAGGGAGCGATACACGAGATGAACCAACCAAACAAAGGGCTTTCGATTCGAGAGATGATTGAAGCCAATAAGAAAAAGAAATATAGTACGACGAACGTGTTTGATAAAGTCATGCCGTTCTTATTATTCTTGAGCGCATTCGTTTCGGTCGTCACGACGGTCGGAATCGCGTTCACACTCGGTTTTGAACTGTTCAAGTTTTTCGAGCGTGTGCCGATTGCCGAATTTTTAGGCTCGACCGAATGGTACCCGCTTAGTGCCGATCAACGTTTCGGTGTCTGGGCCCTCGTCATGGGGACGCTCCAAATCACCGTCATCGCGATGATCGTCGCCGTCCCACTGGGGTTGGCATCGGCGATTTATTTGAGCGAGTATGCGTCTGAACGCGCTCGTACGATTTTGAAGCCGATCCTTGAAGTGCTCGCAGGCGTACCGACGATCGTCTTCGGTTTCTTCGCCCTATCGTTCGTCACACCGATCTTGCAGGCATTGATTCCGGGTCTTCAAATCTATAACGCCCTCAGCCCAGGAATCGTCGTCGGGATCATGATTATCCCGATGATCGCTTCCATTTCGGAAGACTCGATGAGCGCCGTACCGAAGAAAATTCGTGATGGGGCACTTGGTCTCGGGGCGACGCGTCTGGAAGTCGCCATCAAAGTCGTTATGCCAGCCGCCCTCTCAGGGATTATCGCGTCGATTGTCCTCGGGATGAGCCGGGCCATTGGT
This genomic interval carries:
- the pstC gene encoding phosphate ABC transporter permease subunit PstC codes for the protein MNQPNKGLSIREMIEANKKKKYSTTNVFDKVMPFLLFLSAFVSVVTTVGIAFTLGFELFKFFERVPIAEFLGSTEWYPLSADQRFGVWALVMGTLQITVIAMIVAVPLGLASAIYLSEYASERARTILKPILEVLAGVPTIVFGFFALSFVTPILQALIPGLQIYNALSPGIVVGIMIIPMIASISEDSMSAVPKKIRDGALGLGATRLEVAIKVVMPAALSGIIASIVLGMSRAIGETMIVTIAGGSQPNFEFNPLNAIQTMTAYIVQIAKGDAGYGTIEYYSIYAVGALLFVFTLVMNLFANWVTRRFREEY
- a CDS encoding PstS family phosphate ABC transporter substrate-binding protein translates to MSWMKKSALVASITSVAIIGAACGNNEEGGGAAEGEGLSGKVVMDGSSTVFPIMEAVAEEYSAEQPDVEVTVGVSGTGGGFKRFVTGETDFSNASREIKEEEAAEAEKNGVEYTQLAVALDGLSLVVNPENDWAQDITIEELNKMWTDTNVKTWKDVRSDWPDEEISFFSPGKDSGTYDFFNEAVLDDTDIRQDAQLSEDDNVLVTGVAGTKGAIGFFGYAYYIENQDTLRAMNVEGIEPTTETINDLSYPLSREIYTYVNNASLKDKPQVADYTRFLNENAAALSEEVGYVGMEQARYDENAEVIDEIAGE